The genomic stretch GAAGCGCTCATCACTGCCCAATTCCCTTATCTAAATCTTACAGTGAAAGAAGCGCAGCTAAGGAACTTGAAAGGATTATTTCTCGTTAGCATCTTACGCAACGAACATGCGATAGCGCCCGTGTCAGGCAACACGATTTTAAAAGAAGGTGACCGGCTGGTGTTTAGCGGTGATATTTCAACAATTACCGATATACAGCGGATGAAAGGGCTCGAACTTCAAGAAAGCACAGGTTCCTCTTTTTCAGATCACCACCGGCTCGTGGAGGGAATCGTCACCCATCATTCTTCCCACCTTTTTAAAAAGGTGAAAGATACCAATTTCAGAAGCCTTCATCAAGCTGTGGTAATTGCTGTTCATCGACATAACCAGCGTTTGCAAACGAAAATCGGTGATATTGTGTTAAAGCCTGGTGACGTGCTGTTAATGGTGGCTGGAGAACAGTTTGATAAGAAAAACGATTTCTACGCCATTACCCCAATCGATCATAAGCTTGTAACCAAGCGACAAATCCGAATGGGCTGGCTGTCGATCGGATGGCTTGGAATGATGATTGCCCTCGTTACGTTCAACATTCTCTCGATGCTTACCGCGATGGCTGTAACGACACTGCTCCTCTTCTTAACGAAGCTTGTAACACCTGGCGAAGCGCGGGATCTCATTCAATGGAACGTTCTCTTGATGATCGCTTGTTCTTTCGGGATTGGAGCTGCGCTATTAAATTCAGGCGTCGCTACGTCAATGGCTGACTCCCTAATTACAATCACCCAGCCTTTTGGTCTTTTTGCCACGCTCCTTAGCCTCTATGTCATCACAAATATCTTTACCGAAATGATGACAAATAGCGCCGCTGCCGTCTTTATGTTTCCCGTCGCGATGGAGGTGGCACGTACACTTGAAGTCGAACTCATGCCACTCGCGATCACTGTTGCGATCGCTGCCTCCGCAAGCTTCATAACGCCAATTGGCTACCAAACAAATTTAATTGTGTATGGCGCAGGTGGTTATCGGTTCCACGACTTTTTAAAAATTGGATTCCCTTTAACCATCATTGTGATGGTGACCACATTAGTACTAGTTCGATTTTATTTAATGGCTTAAGGAAAGGAGAACGATTGAATGAAAGAAAAACATATTACCTGGCATGAAGGAAGTGTGATGAAGCAGGATCGCGAAAAAATGAAGGGGCA from Bacillus sp. Cs-700 encodes the following:
- a CDS encoding SLC13 family permease, whose product is MVAMLIGLFFELGRPEVILASVLVLFLFTGIITPEEATAGFSNEGMLTIALLFIIAGSIQKSGIVDRTFLRLLKGSYSPKKRLAKLLLPISMISAFVNNTPIVIASTPMVKKWCMENDVSPSKYLIPLSYATILGGTITLIGTSTNLVVHGLLVENGYAGFSFFQLSAIGIPITLLGLLYLVLFSHHLLPGRRISNFSEPVLKEYTGEALITAQFPYLNLTVKEAQLRNLKGLFLVSILRNEHAIAPVSGNTILKEGDRLVFSGDISTITDIQRMKGLELQESTGSSFSDHHRLVEGIVTHHSSHLFKKVKDTNFRSLHQAVVIAVHRHNQRLQTKIGDIVLKPGDVLLMVAGEQFDKKNDFYAITPIDHKLVTKRQIRMGWLSIGWLGMMIALVTFNILSMLTAMAVTTLLLFLTKLVTPGEARDLIQWNVLLMIACSFGIGAALLNSGVATSMADSLITITQPFGLFATLLSLYVITNIFTEMMTNSAAAVFMFPVAMEVARTLEVELMPLAITVAIAASASFITPIGYQTNLIVYGAGGYRFHDFLKIGFPLTIIVMVTTLVLVRFYLMA